From one [Ruminococcus] lactaris ATCC 29176 genomic stretch:
- a CDS encoding D-alanyl-D-alanine carboxypeptidase family protein yields the protein MTRQFCNGVGAVAKVRLFYRRKICYWLIVSVMILMTLNPSLQVIAKESVSDDLTVYTDAGESLELYARSAVLMDGDSGRILFEKNGSDPRPMASTTKIMTCILALEASDPSRKITVSSQAASQPKVHLGMTEGQSFYLKDLLYSLMLESHNDAAVAIAEGIDGSVEAFAQRMNQKAEEIGCKNTYFISPNGLDAQDSQSNHHTTARELALILRYCIMVSPQREAFLKITRTMQYTFQDCEKNFSYSCNNHNAFLNMMEGALTGKTGFTADAGYCYVGALQRDDRTFIVALLACGWPNNRNYKWMDTKKLMTYGLENYVYRDFQVKAAPHFVLVQNGIENKMNYPSSDPVRLEVRANTEPFRLLMNQKEDISIRYYLTDKVHAPVRENTRLGIMKCYLGDEVIREFPLVATKTIAKRTLKTCFDYAILKYINKTD from the coding sequence ATGACAAGACAATTCTGTAACGGAGTTGGAGCAGTGGCAAAAGTCAGATTATTTTATCGGAGAAAAATTTGTTACTGGCTGATCGTATCAGTAATGATCCTGATGACTCTCAATCCATCTTTACAGGTGATTGCAAAGGAATCAGTAAGCGATGATCTTACTGTCTATACAGATGCCGGTGAATCTTTAGAATTATACGCCCGTTCAGCCGTCCTTATGGACGGAGACAGCGGACGTATTTTATTTGAAAAAAATGGATCCGATCCACGTCCTATGGCGAGTACAACGAAGATCATGACGTGTATTCTTGCTCTCGAAGCATCTGATCCATCTCGGAAGATCACTGTCAGTTCTCAAGCAGCCTCCCAGCCAAAAGTCCATCTTGGAATGACAGAAGGACAGTCTTTTTATTTAAAAGATCTTCTTTATTCCCTTATGCTGGAATCCCATAATGACGCTGCCGTTGCAATAGCGGAGGGAATTGATGGCAGTGTAGAAGCTTTTGCCCAAAGGATGAATCAGAAAGCCGAAGAAATAGGATGTAAAAATACATATTTCATTTCTCCCAATGGATTGGATGCACAGGATTCTCAAAGCAATCATCATACTACAGCCCGGGAACTTGCACTGATCCTGCGTTACTGCATTATGGTTTCGCCCCAGCGTGAGGCCTTTTTGAAAATCACCCGCACCATGCAGTATACTTTTCAGGACTGCGAAAAGAATTTTTCTTATTCCTGTAATAACCACAATGCGTTTCTTAATATGATGGAAGGTGCTCTTACCGGTAAGACCGGTTTTACTGCGGATGCCGGATATTGTTATGTGGGGGCATTGCAGCGGGATGACAGGACTTTTATCGTTGCTTTACTGGCATGCGGCTGGCCTAATAACAGAAATTATAAATGGATGGATACAAAAAAATTAATGACCTACGGATTAGAAAATTATGTTTATCGCGATTTTCAAGTGAAAGCAGCCCCACACTTTGTACTGGTACAAAACGGCATTGAAAATAAAATGAACTATCCCTCTTCTGATCCTGTCCGGCTGGAAGTTCGTGCAAATACAGAACCATTCCGCCTTTTAATGAACCAAAAAGAGGATATTTCGATTCGATACTATCTGACAGACAAGGTCCATGCACCTGTCAGGGAGAATACCCGTCTTGGGATTATGAAGTGTTATCTTGGAGATGAAGTAATCCGGGAATTTCCTCTTGTCGCAACGAAAACCATTGCGAAACGTACTTTGAAAACCTGTTTTGATTATGCTATATTAAAATATATCAATAAAACTGATTAA
- the scpB gene encoding SMC-Scp complex subunit ScpB, whose translation MNTKKLQAAIEAILFTMGESVELSKIAAAIEQDEPTTRGIISDMMTAYEKQNRGIRIIELDHSFQLCTKKEYYDYLIRIARQPKRYVLTDVMLETLSIIAYRQPVTKLEIEKIRGVKSDHAVNKLVEYGLVEEVGRMDAPGRPILFGTTEEFLRRFSVQSLDDLPSLAPEQIEHFKEEAEDEAKLKLDI comes from the coding sequence ATGAATACAAAGAAGCTTCAGGCAGCGATCGAAGCGATTCTGTTCACAATGGGGGAATCAGTGGAACTGAGTAAGATTGCAGCAGCGATTGAACAGGATGAACCTACGACCCGTGGAATCATTTCTGATATGATGACTGCTTATGAAAAGCAGAACCGCGGTATCCGGATTATTGAGCTGGATCATTCATTCCAGTTATGTACAAAAAAAGAATACTATGATTATCTCATCCGCATTGCCAGACAACCTAAGAGGTATGTACTCACGGATGTTATGCTGGAGACGCTCTCGATCATTGCATACCGTCAGCCGGTAACCAAACTGGAAATTGAAAAGATCCGCGGGGTAAAATCTGATCATGCTGTCAATAAGCTGGTGGAATATGGACTAGTGGAAGAAGTCGGACGGATGGATGCCCCGGGCAGACCTATTTTATTTGGGACAACCGAGGAATTTCTTCGGCGTTTCAGTGTTCAGTCTCTTGATGATCTTCCATCTCTTGCTCCTGAACAGATTGAGCATTTTAAAGAAGAAGCAGAAGACGAGGCCAAGTTAAAACTTGATATCTGA
- a CDS encoding segregation and condensation protein A, whose protein sequence is MGIPVKLEVFEGPLDLLLHLIEKNKVDIYDIPIVEITNQYMEYIRGMQHEDLNVMSEFLVMAAMLLDIKCRMLLPKEVTEEGEEEDPRQELVEQLLQYKMYKYMAFELKDRELDSGQVMYKSPDIPEEILEYAEPVDLDQLLGDLTMAKLGEVFREIMKRQAEKIDPVRSKFGKIEKEEVSLSDKFVYVHEYMRQHKRFSFRQLLLEQKSKMHIVVTFLAILEMMKLGEIHVEQENTCGEIMIERIGEADEYKEASGSDRSDSVHNGGISGTE, encoded by the coding sequence TAAAGTTAGAAGTATTTGAAGGACCACTGGATCTGCTCCTTCATTTGATAGAGAAAAATAAAGTTGATATTTATGATATTCCGATTGTTGAGATCACGAATCAGTATATGGAATATATCAGGGGGATGCAGCATGAAGATCTGAATGTCATGAGTGAATTTCTTGTGATGGCAGCGATGCTTCTGGATATCAAATGTCGGATGCTTCTTCCTAAAGAAGTGACGGAAGAAGGAGAGGAAGAAGATCCGCGTCAGGAGCTTGTGGAACAGCTCCTTCAATATAAGATGTACAAGTATATGGCATTTGAACTGAAAGACCGTGAACTGGATTCGGGTCAGGTTATGTATAAATCTCCGGATATTCCGGAAGAGATTCTTGAATACGCAGAACCTGTAGACCTGGATCAGCTTCTTGGAGATCTCACTATGGCTAAATTAGGAGAAGTGTTCCGTGAGATCATGAAGCGTCAGGCTGAAAAGATTGATCCGGTCAGGAGTAAATTCGGAAAGATTGAAAAAGAAGAGGTTTCTCTTTCAGATAAATTTGTCTATGTTCATGAATATATGCGTCAGCATAAGAGGTTCAGTTTCAGGCAGCTTCTTTTGGAACAGAAGAGTAAGATGCATATCGTTGTTACTTTTCTTGCAATCCTGGAAATGATGAAGCTGGGAGAGATTCACGTAGAGCAGGAAAATACCTGTGGAGAGATCATGATTGAAAGGATAGGAGAAGCAGATGAATACAAAGAAGCTTCAGGCAGCGATCGAAGCGATTCTGTTCACAATGGGGGAATCAGTGGAACTGAGTAA